The genomic interval gaggtgCAGACGAGACGCGCGGGGCCGGGAGAGCAAACAAGTAGGCGCGCatgtgagagaagagacctGCGAAGACGCCAGACCACCTGCAACCGTTGCAggcggagacgaaacggaagggaaagagaccgtttcttgttttcttctcaggGACAGCGAACGGCTGCTTTTGGACGGCGCCGCGACGATGAGcgaggacgacggagacgaggagagcgagagggaacGCGGTTGAGGCTGAGGGCACACGGAAAGGAAGTagcaaacagaagaaggcggtctctctccctcgttgGGCGACACCATACAGAAGCGTTGCGCAGGAcaacgaaaacagagagaagcaacagagcggaaagagaacgcaggagaagaacggaacACAAGGATGGAAGTGCCGGTTCACGTGAACATGCGAATTTCATGTGTTGCATGCTCTCAGCTTTCCGTGCTGTCCCATTTCCGTTGTCCATCGTGTTTCTTTCATGAGTTGTCTAACTTTAATGGCGTTCCTTGACTTTTTCCAGACAGAGTACCACAGTCAATCACTCTTTGGATCTCCTCCCAAGACCACTACCTGCGCATAGGACCTCTTCCGTTGGGTCTCTTCGCTGCGCTGTCTTCCCAttgttcctctctgctcctcacCCGTTTCTATCCCCGCGCGActtcttcctttgtctcttgcGCGCTTTCCGGGTTTcccgtctctttttcttacttcgcttcttcgtcgcttactccgttcttctcttctgtctcccgttCCCTGcgcgtcctcttctgcagCCGCCTGTGCTTCCTTGTAGTtcgctgtttttctcttcagaggcGTGGAtccgtcttttttctgcgtctgtcttccGCTGCCGTTTACCTTGTGgttcgccttcttgtcgCTCCCCTTTCCTCACGGCCATGTGAGGCCCTTGACAAGCTTTTTTGACGGAGACGGGGTCGATTCAGATCTCTCTCGCCGGCGCTTCTTTTGCGTTGTGGCCGGCCGTTCACTCACAAGCTTATTTTTCCTCGCCGCTGTTTCCTGGCGATGTCTCTCCCCCCCGTCGGTCCCAGCGGGgccgcgtctgcttcctttgtTCCACCAGTTCTTCCTCCGAGCTATCCATTCAgctccttcgcttcgcctggcctcgccctctctgtgcaggcgcacgcgcttctgccgctcgcctcttcagcttccgCCGCGTCGGCGCcccgaagacgaaggaagcggAAAATACTGCAGGACTTTCTCGGTTCCACGAGTTCGCggcctgcgtcttctcgggtctctgcgctctctccgtcttctgcgtctccggcGCCCGCCTCGGTCACTGACCAGAGGTTCCAGTTTTCTTTCGAGCCTTCTCTGGAGCAGCAAAAGCAAGAGGAGGGTCGCCTGCTGAACGAGCAGGGCATCTCCAGGGCCGACTGCGTGAGCGGACGCCAGTGGGGAAAACACACAGTTGTCTGCAGACACTGGTGGAAAGGCATGTGCATGAAGGGCGAATTCTGCGACTTTCTTCACCAACTGATCTACCACCGGATGCCCGCATGCCGCAATCAACTGTGCTGTCCAGACACCAGACGGTAAGCGAGTCCAAGGCACCCAAACACGACACGCTCGCAAGCGGCGGCGCGCAAACTTCTCAAGAGAGGCTTCCGTTTTTTTACGCGCAGAAGCGCAGATATGCCGCCATCTCTGCGTCAACAACGACTCAGAACGGGATAAAGCGTAGGTGGCTGTCTGTAAAGGAGCTCGCAGTTCTCGGTGCCGTGAACTTTTTCTCCAAAAATaggtatatacatacgtgtCAGTTCGATCTGGCCTCGACCTGCGGCAGACTTCCCCGTGTCGGCTTCTCCGCCGTATAACAGCTGCTTTGCCTTCTTGTCTGCGTTTTGCGCGGCGCAGCATCTTCTCCCTGGGTGattccttttcctcgttttccgctCGGGTGTCCTCCTGTTGTTTCCCGCGTGTCTTCTGACCACCGGTGTGTGTCTcccagacgaagcagaactCGAGTTCTGCCGGGTCAGAGTCAGCGGAGCCAAGGGAGAGACTCAGTCGCCGGTTCGCAGTCGGCGCCCTCGTTTCGATGTCGACCCGGCGACTGCCGTTGTCCGCGATGGGGACTGTAGGATTCTGAACAGGACTCCAGGtacgagacacagacaagaATGTGTTgggtctctgcgttcttcttcagaggcTGCTGTCCCTTCCGCCACGAAGACGGTGGCCCAGCCGGTGCGCCCAAGGCCGTTCCCGGCGCGCCGGCGGCCGGCGACGGCCATGGCTCTGTCGCGGGAGGGCAggagggcgaggaggcggcgaacgTGTACGGGGCGTCGCTGCCAGACTTCACTTCCACGGATTATGTGTCTGGAGGCGCAGGGGCGAGTGGCAATCAGCAAGAGTGTGTGAACTACTTTCTGGGCTTCTGCAAACACGGACCCAAGTGCCGCCGCAAGCACACAGCGAAAAACCGAAGAGACATCCCGCCGATTCTCCCCACATGGTTCCTCGATCAGATTCTGGCGAATCCGGTGAGCGGCGATGAGGTAGAGACGCcccgcagagaggaagggaaacaacgcgcggagagaggaagaggagacgagagaagggacGGCGCCACCTGCGCggaaagggggagaagagaagaaagtgtgTGGCGGCGGAAGAATCGATGGTTTCGACGCAGACATAGGAGTGGGTGGAGGGATCTCGAGTTAATACCTGTGTCCGCGCGTCTTTTCCGGTCGCGACAAGACGGTCGACCTAGGCGGCAGGCGGAAAATGCGAATAAATCGGCGTAACGCCTtttgtttctgcgtctgtctttTGTGTCCACGGATGAATGTCGCTGAACGTCCAGGACGAGGCAGCGACACATCAACGCCTGTGCTCACGCGGGTCCGTCTCGGTGTTGTCTTTCTcactttcgtttttttctcgttttgaCGCTCAAAGATACAGACTTATCGGGGAGTCTAGATGAATGCACGGCTCTGcttcgacacacacacacacacaaacgtaGGTTCAGAGGCGTGAAGAAAGGAGTCTCAGCCAGGAGGCCAAGGGTCTCGAACGTGTGGGTGTTCTGTGTTTTCAGCAAGTGTTTCCGACGGAACTGGACGCCGAGAGTGAAGAGCAGCTGGCTGAGGTGATCGGTCGCTGTCGGCAGCTTTCTCAGGCGTCTCGGGGCTCTGTCCCAGCACCGCCAGTGTCTTCGCACGCGAATCTCTCGTCGTTttcatctgtttcttcgtgcGGGAATCTGTCGCGTGGAGGGCTGGAGGCCTCTCGCGGCGTGTCGAGGAGTGAGAGCCAAGCTGGCGCCGGGAAGGATGGGTCGGCCTTTCGCGGTCCGTTTCCCTCCTCGATGGCAGGTGCAGGGGCTTCTTCggcttgcttctcctccggcGCGTTCTCCACGGCTGGGTCTCAGAGAGAGGGCATcgggtctctctcttcggcgacgcttctcgcgccttcGACGACCTGCGTGGTGCCGCTCCTCGTTGATCCGTTCGGCCATGTCGCCTCACCGCAGAGCACCAAGCGCTTCTTCATCATCAAGAGCAACCGGATGAGCAACATCTACACGTCGATACAGCACGGCGTGTGGGCTACGAGCAAGGGCAACTCGCGGAAGCTCAGCAACGCCTTCACCTCCACGGACCATGtcctcctgctcttctccgcgAACGAAAGCGGAGGCTTCCAGGGTTTCGGCCGCATGATGAGTCTCCCCGATCCCCAACTCTTCCCGGGCATCTGGGGCCCTGTACAGCTCCGCCTCGGATCCAACTTCCGGGTCATGTGGCTCAAACAGTGCAAGATCGAGTTCGAAGAACTTGGGAAAGTCACCAACCCCTGGAATGACGACTTGCCGCttcgaaaaagcagagatgGAACGGTGAGAAATGATCCGAGCCCCTCAACCTGCTGACATCGGCTGGAAGCTGCCTTCAgatctgcgcatgcactcacgTACTCGTAGGAGGAGCGTTTTCCGGCATGTTCACCTGTTAAATACACATCTAAGTCACGTCCGGATCCTTgagtatatatacatatatataaatatatgtacatCTGAGCATCAGTTCACCTGTGTGTACATCGCAAAGCAGTCGCGTGTAGACATCGCTGAAGCGGTTTGGTTGTTCCGGTTCGTTGTGCTTCAGGAAGTGCCACCGGCTTTAgggtctctcctctgcacaTGGATGTCCCAGAGACCGTCTGAGGATTTGCTAGCAGGCACTGGGATCGATCCAGCAACCCGCATCGACCActcggccttcttcgcgaTGCTCCTTCAGAACAAGTTACTGTCTGTCCCTCCCTCGGGAACCGTTGAGGGCACACTGCAGCCGACAGCACCCATCGACTTGCGCCACTGTGAACCGTCGTAGCTTCTGGTGGCGCACAGCGGCAACATGGGCGCGCCTGGTGGGGACGGGAGGCAAACTGTcgacgacagaggagacgagaagaccAAGGAAGAGCTGCGTGGATGCGAACagccgaagaggaggaaaagggcAACTCTGCTTCGCGTGCGGGGCTGAAGTTCGTCGTTGTCGCCTAAACAGAGGGCGGGACAACAAGACGAATGCTAAAAGGCAGAGGCTGCGTGATTCCACACAGATGAAGTAGGGAGTGAAACGAATCAGCAAGCAGAAGggaagactggagagagggagatgaGAAGAAAGGTGGCGAAAAGGAAGGCCGCAAATTCGACACAGGCATGTTGTGTATCAGCCGATCGGGCCAAAGACAACGAGCTAACGtgagacgacagagaagacgggaggCAAAGTCGAGTGGCGGAGTTCACTCGTTCTCCTGTCGAGAACTGGACTGCTGGGGGGATGGGGGTGTGCCAATAATGTCTCTGCGGCCATGCATGTTCGTCGTGTGTTGCGTCAAGGGTGGAGGAGGGGGAGTGGCGAGGGAATAGTCTCCGTCTTAGTGGCTTTTCGGAACCGTGACGCATCTGGccacttttcttctttgccgcTCTCGCGGGTTCTGTGTCTGGTCACATCTCTCGCACAAAACAAACTGACACGTGGTACCACCCAGAAAACTCTAGCAACAACGCTTTCTGCGCATTCGCTGCATGACGCGCGAAACGAGACCAATCAATCTTGCACGGATAATACTGAGGCGCCATACGCTGGGGCAGACGGCACGATCGCCAACGCCGAAACACAAGCGAAAGAGCACAAAAAACTGATCATCCCATTATCCGCAAAGTAAGAAATGCTAACCAATCGCCACTTCATTTTCTGATGCTGTCAACATCGAGGATCAGAAGCCCTTGGACAGATGATTTCTTTTGAGACTGACGCCTCCACCAAGTCTTTGTCACCTCAACTCGGTTTCCAGTCGtgaggcgaggaggcggtACCCTGGCGTAAAACTGAATCTCTCGTCGCCTATCCATGCCGCCACCAGTTGGTAGTTCGCTCCTGCCAATGTCTTAAGGAAAAATTCATTTTCTTTTCCAGTAGCCGTGCTATCGCCTCTTGAAGTTTTGCCTCTGGCTGTTTGCTTTCCCGTCCCAGAAATAGATTCGTGCCATAGGGCTTCAGCAGCTGATACAGTTCCGTCCTTACGGCAACAGAAAGCCGCTGCTGCCTTGTTCTCTACTGCGCATGTTCGCAGCTACCTCTGTCCGCGCAGTTGTGCAAGCAGTCGGCCCATAGCCATACATGTGAGTAGATACAGATTTTGCTTCAGCACAACATTGCTCTGGACCTTTTTGCGGTTCGGCAGTAAATCGCGAAGCGGGTGACACGAACGGGTATTCAGAACCGTGTGGATTGACCCAGCTAGTTTCTTCATCAAAGTGTGGTACCGTGTTGGATCGTGTGGTTATGTCGCCTTTGTGGTCACTGGTTTGTGCGCACGAATCACTGGGATTCTAGGATAGCGACATATTCTCGCTCGTGGTCCAATCGGGATAGGTCGGGCATCCGGCTCCAACTTCGTCTAGAGACGAGGCAGCAGCACACGGGGTGTGAAATCAGCGACCAGCACTAAGCAAGGATTTCAGAGTGGACATAGAGCTTTTGTTGATCAAAGTTTACTACAAGCGACTCGACGCAGTCCTGCAGCAACCAATTCGCCTGGAGCACGGGACGGCATCTCACTTTCGGTGGCTTGACGTGCGTACAATATTTTTATGGATGATTGCCTCATACCGACGGGGATCTTAATCTCGTGGCGACATTCGCAGTTACTTTTTGTTTGTACGGGGGTGCGACGCTACCCAAGTCACAGGGTACGTCCACCCTCACACGCAGTTCGGCTATACCACACGACGGGAAGCTTTTGCTTCCTGCCATATACTGATCGAATATGATAATGAAGTGAGAAGCTTCTGAGTAACGTGCGCCTCGCCCACATGTTGGGCAAGTCACGCCAGGGGTACGTTGGAGGGCAAGGTTCAGAAGTCGGCGTCTTTCTAACCGTAAGTCATCGGAAGTCGAAATAATATTTTTGCTTTGTCTTTGAATATAAGTGCAACATTTCATGTGCGATGACCGTTGGCAAAAACGCTGTCACAGTATCCAGCATCGAAAAACGTGATGGTCTAGCGAAGCACCGCTGAAGTTGTGTGCGTCCCGCATTCACGTGTCTCACAACTGTAGCCTCTCCACGACCAGTAGACAGAACTGTCAGTGAAGTGCGTCAATCTGTTCAGTTTCAACGCAAACGCGTACAAAAAGCCATCCATTCACAGGTCGCTTGCTGTTGATTTGCGACATGCACATGGGGCTCTCTTTGCTCAATTAATGGAACTGGAGATCGCTTAATATGTCACACTCGTCTGCTCATGGGTACTTTAAATTCACAGATAACCGCTAGCCTCTCGATGGATCAACGTACGCGGTTCCTACAGCCTCCACGTAGTATGCCTCTTACAGCATACGAACACAGTCCCGAATGACACATGTCCGACCTGCTCCAGTGGGATTGAGTACAAACGCACGTAGAGCCGTTTCACCAGACCAGAGGTCTTGACTTGATGTTGCTCACGTCTCAAAGCGTCGCAGTTATCTGCGGGGGAGATCCATCACTGACCCCACCTCAAGCATGAACGAAAGATGACCACTCCTTCATCTCCGCACACAAGAGTGATGGCACATATGATACCCAACATGACTGTCACACCAGTGGTTCGTGTAAGTGGATCCGGTATGACTGTGAGACCGGGTATCTACGCAGTAACACTAGGTTGAAGAGCTGCGTCACTTAGCTTTTACAGCAAGCAAACCGAAGGCGCTTTGTGCTCTCCAGTTGCACCGCCTCAACTTTGCGGATGACGTATAACCTTTCCGAATCAGTATGTGTTCGTCTTACGGTGGACACTGCCACTGAATCCTTGCATCCGCAACAAAAATCAGCAATGCTTCTGCCCATGGAAGTTACTAACGGGCCTTCGTAACGCAAGAGGGAAACAACGTCGATGAGGATGCATCCTCTGTGGGACTCCACCCTCAAAATTTGCATCTTTCAAGGCGACAACTAGGCGGCCGTCCTCTTGACAGGCTCGGCTTTTCTGTAGCATTTCATACTGTTGGCATTAAGAGTCAATCAGCACCCCATACCCAACACATCAGTGAAAGGGATTAGCGACAGACTGCTTCCGTCATCGGCCTCACCGAGACCAGTGCATGTTTAGTCGTGACCGAACACCAGTTACGCGTTGCCGGATTACCGGCCGACCAGCATCCTCTTTGCCAATATCACTGCAACGACCCGACGAtggcgtttctgtctgttgtttcttgtcttcccTCAGATGAGAAGCATGGGTTCTCCACCGAGATTCGTTTCACCGTCTTAATGCAGGAATTTTTTCTTTTAAGTAGGCGACGCAAAGAACTAGATATGCCATTTCCAGCTGTTTCGGAATGTCGTCTGTTGTTTACGTGTTCATCCTCCACATCTGGGTCTACGGACGCTCAGGGCAATTCCCCACCAGTCTCTCCGGCGAAGCAGGATGCCGAACGCAATCCATTCCCTCGGTGAAGTTCTCCCCATCGCGCAGTCTCCAGCTCACCGGTACATTACGGTACCGCGGAGGCCTACACCCCCAATTCCGATTGCTCTGATCTATCATGAATCCCTCACCATCGCACAATCCCTTTAGTTTTCAGGTTCGTTGGTCGCCGGAGGATTCGCTACCTTCCCACTCAGCAGACGTCTCCGTACCTTGCTGATACTGTCGCGCACGCTGTGTCGGCGTGACACGCGGGCTGCACCTCTCCACCCTCAGCCTAGAATGCATCGTCACCCCACTCatcctcctcctcgtcaGCCGGTGGGCTAACTGGCTGCGCTACCACTttggcttcttcctcagacgCCTGCATCTCCTCCTGCAGAGACTGTACCGCGGGCTGCTGCTCGGGCGTTGGAGGCTCCTCCTCCTCATCAGAGAATGTGGCGTCCCCCGGCAATCCTTCTTCCGTCGCCTCCGGAGCCGTTGGCGTCCCCTGCTGCGGTACCTCTGGGgattctccttcctcagacACCTGCATCTCCTCCTGCAGAGACTGTACCGCGGGCTGCTGCTCGGGCGTTGGAGGCTCCTCCTCCTCATCAGAGAATGTGGCGTCCCCCGGCAATCCTTCTGCCGTCGCCTCCGGAGCCGTTGGCGTCCCCTGCTGCGGTACCTCTGGGgattctccttcctcagacACCTGCATCTCCTCCTGCAGAGACTGTACCGCGGGCTGCTGCTCGGGCGTTGGAGGCTCCTCCTCCTCATCAGAGAATGTGGCGTCCCCCGGCAATCCTTCTGCCGTCGCCTCCGGAGCCGTTGGCGTCCCCTGCTGCGGTACCTCTGGGgattctccttcctcagacACCTGCATCTCCTCCTGCAGAGACTGTACCGCGGGCTGCTGCTCGGGCGTTGGAGGCTCCTCCTCCTCATCAGAGAATGTGGCGTCCCCCGGCAATCCTTCTGCCGTCGCCTCCGGAGGCGTTCGCGTCCCCTGCTGCGGTACCTCTGGGgattctccttcctcagacACCTGCATGAGTCCTTGCCCAGGCTGTGGTACGGGGTGCTCCTCAGGCAACTCAAGCTCCTCCTCCTCATCAGAGAATGTGGCGTCCCCCGGCAATCCTTCTGCCGTCGCCTCCGGAGCCGTTGGCGTCGCCTGCTGCGGTACCTCTGGGgattctccttcctcagacACCTGCATGAGTCCTTGCCCAGGCTGTGGTACGGGGTGCTCCTCAGGCAACTCAAGCTCGTCCTCCTCATCAGAGAATGTGGCGTCCCCCGGCAATCCTTCTTCCGTCGCCTCCGGAGCCGTTGGCGTCCCCTGCTGCGGTACCTCTGTGgattctccttcctcagacACCTGCATCTCCTCCTGCAGAGACTGTACCGCGGGCTGCTGCTCGGGCGTTGGAGGCTCCTCCTCCTCATCAGAGAATGTGGCGTCCCCCGGCAATCCTTCTTCCGTCGCCTCCGGAGCCGTTGGCGTCCCCTGCTGCGGTACCTCTGGGGATTCTCCTTCCTCCGACACCTGCATGAGTCCTTGCCCAGGCTGTGGTACGGGGTGCTCCTCAGGCGACTCAAGCTCGTCCTCCTCATCAGAGAATGTGGCGTCCCCCGGCaatccttcttctgtcgcctccgGAGCCGTTGGCGTCCCCTGCTGCGGTACCTCTGTGgattctccttcctcagacACCTGCATCTCCTCCTGCAGAGACTGTACCGCGGGCTGCTGCTCGGGCGTTGGAGGCTCCTCCTCCTCATCAGAGAATGTGGCGTCCCCCGGCAATCCTTCTTCCGTCGCCTCCGGAGCCGTTGGCGTCCCCTGCTGCGGTACCTCTGGGgattctccttcctcagacACCTGCATGAGTCCTTGCCCAGGCTGTGGTACGGGGTGCTCCTCAGGCAACTCAAGCTCCTCCTCCTCATCAGAGAATGTGGCGTCCCCCGGCAATCCTTCTTCCGTCGCCTCCGGAGCCGTTGGCGTCGCCTGCTGCGGTACCTCTGGGgattctccttcctcagacACCTGCATGAGTCCTTGCCCAGGCTGTGGTACGGGGTGCTCCTCAGGCAACTCAAGCTCCTCCTCCTCATCAGAGAATGTGGCGTCCCCCGGCAATCCTTCTTCCGTCGCCTCCGGAGCCGTTGGCGTCGCCTGCTGCGGTACCTCTGGGgattctccttcctcagacACCTGCATCTCCTCCTGCAGAGGCTGTGGCGGGGACTGCTGCTCGGGCGTTGCAGGCTGTTCGCCACCATCTTCAAAGAAGTAGGCGCCGTCTTCGAACAGTCCAGGCTGCGGCTGATACTCTATTTCTGGCTGCTGCGGTGGAGGTCCATATTCCTCTTCTTGAGACAGCGGCGGGGGATGCCCCTCGGGCATTGGAAGCTGCTCGACCCCATGCTGCAACGGGAGTGTGCTCTCCTGCGGCTCTCCAGGCCCCTCGTACTCAAACTCCCTCGCCAAGGGCTGTTCGAGAGCTGCCTTTGTCAAGCTGCTGGGGTCTATGAGCTGTTCTGCTGGCAGCGGTAAAGTCCGCGGATGGGCGTCTGCCTTTGGCTTGACATCGCTTCCCAGTTGCTCGACCATAGATTTCATGTCCTCCAAAACACCTCCCACGAGAGCCAATATCGACTTACTCTCAAGAATACGGACAGCATCTTGAGAAGTCACGGGTAAGCCACTTCGCACAGCAGAGTGGACAGAGCTGAGGGCGAGTCCCAGGTTCTCACTCGCATGACCTGCCGCCTCCTTCAGAGTTGTCTGTAGGGTCTCCGCCGTTGCGACCAGTATCTCTTCAGCTGGTTTACGCGCTGCTTCAAGCTCTGCTGCCTGCACCCTATACGTGGATAATTTTGCCTCAAGCTCGGTGAGTTTGCTGAAGAATGCAGTTGCATCTTTCTCAGCGTCCTTCTTCCATAAATCAACGACTTCCCTGACCCGTCGCTCGGCTTCTTCAATCTCTTGGTCGACGACATACCTCAAAAGatcctctcctgcttcctctgcagcATCCCTTACCACCCCAGCTACATCCACCAACTTCAGGTAGTTGAGTTTGTTGCCGGCCATCAGCATGCCGCCAGTGGCAACTTCCAACTGCTGAAGTAGGCTCTGGATCTCATTCTCGTTCCTCGGTCTCTGGTCGCCCCTGGCGAGCCGACGCAGGCCGTAAAACACTACACTCAAGCCAGCCACCAGAGCTGCAGCGTTACGCAGCTTTTTAACCTCTTGGAGAGCGTGCAACACGACATTCTGCCAGTGCTCCGCCACACGGGTGTCAGCGAGCGGGCCGACAGTTTGAGACCCGGACATATCGACACCCGACTCGGGCGTACCCGGACCTCCCGGAGATGTGAACGACGCAAGCAGTTCCCCCTGTTTCCCAGTACCGGAGAAATCGTCAGTCAACGTGTCGCGAGCGCCGAGCCGCTGATACGCGACCAGGAGGGCGGCAGCAGTGATAGCAGCACCTGTGAGGATTAACCGCTTCTTTAAGAGCCGAGCGCGTCTCGCGTCGTCGTCGACCTCAGTGGGTGCCTCACGGGTCTTTTTCGTGGTGGCAGCCGAAGCCCCCGCAGCGGCAGTCGTGGACGCTTCAGTTTCGGCATCGGACTCGGTCTCGTACAACATCTGATACCCCAGAGTTGTCGCAGTGAATGCGAGAATGGAAACTGCCGCGAGAACCGACGCTAAAGCGATAGCGCCCTTGCGGTTCTTCCGGGTCCTTTCCTGAACGCGACTTCGACTACTAGACGTCGCAGCCTCGAAAATCggttcgctctcttcgtccgCATCGTCCTGTGTAGACTCGCTGACCTCTTCCGTCACTTCAACAGCGGCGAGTGCTCTGACCGGCACCGCTGGAGACTCCTGTGCCAGCGCAGATTCGTAAAGAGCGTTACCAGTTACCCAGTGCGTCGCCGCGACGGCGAGCAGAAGGATAAGGAGTCGCAGGAGCATCATGCCGTTTTGGTGCGTCCAAGTTGGTCCTAGGCACTGGATTCTGCTTCTCACAAGGATTTTTGTGTTTTAGGAGACGGTGACTCGTCAGGCAAAGAGGTCGGCGCACCACAGGGACATCGCCGCACTCGCAGGAAACTAAGCCAGATTTGCCGCCGGCTCTTTTGCATACGCCCTGGCAGAATCCCTCGGAGGACGTCGTTCCTCTCGCCGCTAACGGAGACGGGGGTTTACGGAAATGCTTGAACAGTGACTAAAAAACCAATTCGATTGCGCCAATCGCAGAGAATTCACTACTCCTGAAGGGTTAGACAAAATGAAAAAACGGGAATACTAGAGGGGCCGACCAAGGAAGGCACTTACGCCCGAACTACCGGTAGAATACGGTGACGCTCTGACGAAATCGCGCCCCGCCCAATGCGCAGCGGCGGCATTTACGCAGGGCCCATGCAACGAAAAACAGACCCCACAAGAACGACGGAAaccgcgaagaaaaacaaatccTTGAAATTGCGTCAAAAAAGAACATTCGCGAGAAAGGCGTCTGTGCGTCGCCGATCACCGACGATGATATACCAAAACCACCCGTCCCCAGCGCCGTGGAGCTGTGCGAGGGGGAAATTCCAACAGCAGTGCAGCAGACGCTGCTTGCCGAAAGGTGATCGTCAGGTAATAGAGGTTGCCGGCACTGAGAGGTGGTCGCGCGTCTGACGCTGTGTGGGAACCCACGCCTCCACATGCTGTCGAAGCGCCATCACCAGCTCGCCTTGCCGGGCATTGACGGGGTCGGAGCCGGGGGGGATG from Toxoplasma gondii ME49 chromosome VIIa, whole genome shotgun sequence carries:
- a CDS encoding hypothetical protein (encoded by transcript TGME49_201190), which translates into the protein MHVRRVLRQGWRRGSGEGIVSVLVAFRNRDASGHFSSLPLSRVLCLVTSLAQNKLTRGTTQKTLATTLSAHSLHDARNETNQSCTDNTEAPYAGADGTIANAETQAKEHKKLIIPLSAK
- a CDS encoding hypothetical protein (encoded by transcript TGME49_201180~Signal peptide predicted by SignalP 2.0 HMM (probability 0.927) with cleavage site probability 0.393 at residue 21~Predicted trans-membrane domain (TMHMM2.0):87-110:160-178); the encoded protein is MMLLRLLILLLAVAATHWVTGNALYESALAQESPAVPVRALAAVEVTEEVSESTQDDADEESEPIFEAATSSSRSRVQERTRKNRKGAIALASVLAAVSILAFTATTLGYQMLYETESDAETEASTTAAAGASAATTKKTREAPTEVDDDARRARLLKKRLILTGAAITAAALLVAYQRLGARDTLTDDFSGTGKQGELLASFTSPGGPGTPESGVDMSGSQTVGPLADTRVAEHWQNVVLHALQEVKKLRNAAALVAGLSVVFYGLRRLARGDQRPRNENEIQSLLQQLEVATGGMLMAGNKLNYLKLVDVAGVVRDAAEEAGEDLLRYVVDQEIEEAERRVREVVDLWKKDAEKDATAFFSKLTELEAKLSTYRVQAAELEAARKPAEEILVATAETLQTTLKEAAGHASENLGLALSSVHSAVRSGLPVTSQDAVRILESKSILALVGGVLEDMKSMVEQLGSDVKPKADAHPRTLPLPAEQLIDPSSLTKAALEQPLAREFEYEGPGEPQESTLPLQHGVEQLPMPEGHPPPLSQEEEYGPPPQQPEIEYQPQPGLFEDGAYFFEDGGEQPATPEQQSPPQPLQEEMQVSEEGESPEVPQQATPTAPEATEEGLPGDATFSDEEEELELPEEHPVPQPGQGLMQVSEEGESPEVPQQATPTAPEATEEGLPGDATFSDEEEELELPEEHPVPQPGQGLMQVSEEGESPEVPQQGTPTAPEATEEGLPGDATFSDEEEEPPTPEQQPAVQSLQEEMQVSEEGESTEVPQQGTPTAPEATEEGLPGDATFSDEEDELESPEEHPVPQPGQGLMQVSEEGESPEVPQQGTPTAPEATEEGLPGDATFSDEEEEPPTPEQQPAVQSLQEEMQVSEEGESPEVPQQATPTAPEATAEGLPGDATFSDEEEELELPEEHPVPQPGQGLMQVSEEGESPEVPQQGTRTPPEATAEGLPGDATFSDEEEEPPTPEQQPAVQSLQEEMQVSEEGESPEVPQQGTPTAPEATAEGLPGDATFSDEEEEPPTPEQQPAVQSLQEEMQVSEEGESPEVPQQGTPTAPEATAEGLPGDATFSDEEEEPPTPEQQPAVQSLQEEMQVSEEGESPEVPQQGTPTAPEATEEGLPGDATFSDEEEEPPTPEQQPAVQSLQEEMQASEEEAKVVAQPVSPPADEEEDEWGDDAF
- a CDS encoding zinc finger (CCCH type) motif-containing protein (encoded by transcript TGME49_201200), yielding MSLPPVGPSGAASASFVPPVLPPSYPFSSFASPGLALSVQAHALLPLASSASAASAPRRRRKRKILQDFLGSTSSRPASSRVSALSPSSASPAPASVTDQRFQFSFEPSLEQQKQEEGRLLNEQGISRADCVSGRQWGKHTVVCRHWWKGMCMKGEFCDFLHQLIYHRMPACRNQLCCPDTRRGCCPFRHEDGGPAGAPKAVPGAPAAGDGHGSVAGGQEGEEAANVYGASLPDFTSTDYVSGGAGASGNQQECVNYFLGFCKHGPKCRRKHTAKNRRDIPPILPTWFLDQILANPQVFPTELDAESEEQLAEVIGRCRQLSQASRGSVPAPPVSSHANLSSFSSVSSCGNLSRGGLEASRGVSRSESQAGAGKDGSAFRGPFPSSMAGAGASSACFSSGAFSTAGSQREGIGSLSSATLLAPSTTCVVPLLVDPFGHVASPQSTKRFFIIKSNRMSNIYTSIQHGVWATSKGNSRKLSNAFTSTDHVLLLFSANESGGFQGFGRMMSLPDPQLFPGIWGPVQLRLGSNFRVMWLKQCKIEFEELGKVTNPWNDDLPLRKSRDGTEVPPALGSLLCTWMSQRPSEDLLAGTGIDPATRIDHSAFFAMLLQNKLLSVPPSGTVEGTLQPTAPIDLRHCEPS